One genomic segment of [Phormidium] sp. ETS-05 includes these proteins:
- a CDS encoding ABC transporter ATP-binding protein yields the protein MAKELAIDTRGLTKQFDRHIAVNDVDLQVATGEVYGLIGPNGAGKTTLIRMLATAEEPTTGEIYINGELLKRDSTNPTLKRRLGFLPDDFPLYDDLTVWDYLDYFARLYYLRQPHRRQRLYEVLELVQLGNKRNSLISTLSRGMKQRLSLARTIIHEPILLLLDEPVSGLDPLARMQFREIIKILREAGMTILISSHVLSDLAELCTSVGIMELGYLVESAPLAELYQRMSRQQIIMSVLGDRAPLESELRHHPQVEGIEYLPNSQSLRVYFSGTPEASAELLRHLVQTGIPLTEFHSTQEDLETIFLKLGHKQAS from the coding sequence ATGGCAAAAGAACTGGCAATTGACACTCGGGGACTGACTAAGCAATTTGACCGACACATCGCCGTTAATGATGTGGATTTGCAGGTTGCTACTGGTGAGGTGTATGGGTTGATTGGACCCAACGGCGCGGGCAAAACCACTCTGATTCGGATGCTGGCGACGGCGGAGGAACCTACCACGGGAGAAATTTACATTAATGGGGAGCTGCTGAAGCGGGATAGCACTAACCCAACCCTGAAGCGGCGTTTGGGATTTTTACCCGATGATTTTCCCCTGTACGATGATTTGACGGTGTGGGATTATTTGGATTATTTCGCTCGTCTATATTATCTGCGTCAACCGCACCGCCGACAACGTTTGTATGAGGTGCTGGAGCTGGTGCAATTGGGGAATAAGCGCAATAGCTTGATTTCTACTCTGTCCCGGGGGATGAAACAACGCCTGAGTTTAGCACGGACGATTATCCATGAGCCGATTTTGCTGCTCCTGGATGAGCCGGTGTCGGGGTTGGATCCTCTGGCGCGGATGCAGTTCCGGGAGATTATCAAAATTTTGCGGGAAGCGGGAATGACGATTTTGATATCTTCCCACGTGCTGAGTGATTTGGCGGAACTTTGCACCTCGGTGGGGATTATGGAGTTGGGGTATTTGGTGGAAAGTGCGCCCCTGGCGGAATTGTACCAGCGGATGAGCCGCCAGCAAATTATTATGTCGGTTTTGGGCGATCGAGCCCCCCTAGAGTCAGAATTGCGCCACCACCCGCAAGTAGAAGGGATAGAATATCTGCCCAACAGCCAAAGTTTACGGGTGTATTTCTCTGGGACTCCCGAAGCTAGCGCCGAACTACTACGCCATCTCGTCCAAACCGGTATCCCCCTAACAGAATTTCATTCCACCCAAGAAGACCTAGAAACCATTTTCCTCAAATTAGGTCACAAGCAAGCATCTTGA
- the miaB gene encoding tRNA (N6-isopentenyl adenosine(37)-C2)-methylthiotransferase MiaB: MTNDKRYHITTFGCQMNKADSERMAGILEEMGFQFSEDPNDADLILYNTCTIRDNAEQKVYSYLGRQAKRKQEHPELTLIVAGCVAQQEGESLMRRVPELDLVMGPQHANRLRDLLEQVFDGNQVVATEPIHIVEDITKPRRDSTVTAWVNVIYGCNERCTYCVVPSVRGVEQSRTPEAIRAEIEILAAQGYKEITLLGQNIDAYGRDLPGTKPDGSHLHTFTDLLYYIHDIPGIERIRFATSHPRYFTERLIRACAELPKVCEHFHIPFQSGDNQLLKAMARGYTHEKYRRIIDLIRNYVPDAAISADAIVGFPGETEEQFQNTLRLVADIGFDQLNTAAYSPRPGTPAALWDNQVSEEVKADRLQRLNHLVATTAAARSERYFNRIEEVLVEDQNPKNPAQVMGRTRSNRLTFCDGDINQLKGELVRVKITDVRAFSLTGERI, encoded by the coding sequence ATGACAAATGACAAACGCTACCATATCACCACCTTCGGCTGCCAAATGAACAAAGCCGACTCGGAACGCATGGCTGGTATCTTAGAAGAAATGGGATTCCAGTTTTCCGAGGACCCCAACGATGCAGACCTCATCCTTTACAACACCTGCACCATTCGGGACAACGCGGAGCAAAAAGTCTATTCTTACCTCGGTAGGCAAGCCAAGCGGAAGCAGGAACACCCAGAGCTAACTTTAATTGTCGCTGGTTGCGTGGCGCAGCAGGAAGGCGAATCTCTGATGCGGCGGGTGCCCGAGCTGGATTTGGTCATGGGTCCCCAACACGCTAACCGCCTGCGTGACTTGCTAGAACAGGTATTCGATGGCAACCAAGTGGTAGCCACAGAACCAATTCACATCGTGGAAGATATCACCAAACCCCGCCGCGATAGCACAGTGACGGCGTGGGTTAATGTGATTTATGGTTGCAATGAACGCTGCACCTATTGCGTGGTGCCTTCCGTGCGGGGGGTCGAGCAATCTCGGACTCCCGAAGCTATTCGCGCTGAAATCGAAATCCTGGCAGCGCAAGGATATAAGGAAATCACCCTTTTGGGTCAAAATATCGATGCTTATGGTCGGGATTTGCCGGGAACGAAACCCGATGGCTCCCACCTACATACTTTTACTGATTTACTCTACTATATCCACGATATCCCTGGGATTGAGCGCATCCGTTTTGCTACCAGTCATCCCCGCTATTTCACCGAACGCCTCATCCGCGCTTGTGCAGAATTGCCCAAAGTCTGCGAGCATTTCCATATCCCTTTCCAGTCGGGGGATAATCAACTGCTCAAGGCAATGGCGCGGGGATACACTCACGAAAAATACCGCCGGATTATCGATTTAATTCGCAATTATGTGCCGGATGCGGCGATTAGTGCGGATGCGATCGTCGGTTTTCCGGGAGAAACTGAGGAACAGTTTCAAAATACCCTGCGCCTCGTGGCAGATATCGGTTTTGACCAATTGAATACCGCTGCTTATTCTCCCCGTCCTGGTACTCCGGCGGCCCTGTGGGACAATCAGGTGAGCGAGGAGGTGAAAGCAGACCGATTGCAGCGCCTGAATCACTTAGTAGCTACTACTGCGGCGGCTCGATCGGAGCGGTATTTTAACCGGATTGAAGAAGTGCTGGTGGAAGACCAAAACCCGAAAAACCCTGCCCAAGTCATGGGACGCACTCGCAGCAATCGCCTGACTTTCTGCGATGGCGATATCAATCAGTTAAAAGGTGAGTTAGTGCGGGTGAAAATTACCGATGTGCGGGCTTTCAGCCTGACGGGAGAACGGATATAA
- a CDS encoding zinc-dependent metalloprotease, with product MRAIGCQQLMKQMSAGVQEMKKLPLGMLWLGGMLFVFLAESVSGTVVSGQHQWHQTHTARVGWAVPNPANLFTGSSSSFGTAHPTRLPRIGGEMEHLGIGNAPDRLVAANEEESGKTTNDLKPFAEVTENTETLGGLFTIYRQSDTGKIYLEIQPEQLNKNFFFTATLASGLGELGIYRGWPLQDFAFQWRRVGNKAQLVVPNLNFRPEPGDPQGKAVADSFSDSVLSVVQIESIHPERNSLLIDITDLLLGDMAGLTETFPRVLGQAYRMDSEASYIGDAKAFAANLELETVHNFSQNGNSGSSPQTLADSRAFSLKVRYSFSELPENNGYQPRLADPRVGYFVTAYQNPSDLSRAEPFVRYIRRWHLEKQNPNAPLSPPKQPIVFWIENTVPVEYREAIREGVLMWNKAFEQAGFINAVEVRQMPDNAEWDPEDVNYNTIRWFNAFESGLIALGPSRANPVTGEILDADIIINGNALRDIRQQYQNLGGELAGATQGCFEEMGLSEIDPGLLAMAKENPRWGKVLQSWEQEATSEVCLGMEGVAQAAFGALVLGVNQQLEGANMEVYIHQFLRALVAHEVGHALGLRHNFRGSTMLMPEDLHNIAMTRNLGLVGSIMDYVPVNLAPPGSPQGDYFPVTLGEYDIWAIEYGYKPINASSPQGERPELEKIASRAGEDNLGYATDEDSTNTIDPTAKAYDLSADPLQYSVWQMENARAVWGKLDARTLPPGEGYSALRDRFDTAFRYYFSNANKATNYIGGQRFNRNHPTDPGARVPFEAVPVEEQRRALGLLQNYVFAEGAFNFPPEILNQLAPSRWRHWGSVPVRGELDYPISDRICDAQTSILISLLSSRRLRRLQDAEFKNPPGSVLTITELFDSLQTGIWSEISEKNNPAPTISPLRRSLQRQHLKILINLVLQDAKGMDNATNFLDFLIALQTLNAPDDARVLARHQLRQLATTIDQALKKRGNKMDALNRAHLQDTKDRIIKVLDGV from the coding sequence GTGCGCGCGATCGGCTGCCAGCAACTAATGAAACAGATGAGCGCGGGAGTGCAGGAAATGAAGAAACTTCCCTTGGGGATGTTATGGTTGGGGGGGATGCTGTTCGTGTTTCTCGCTGAGAGCGTATCGGGTACAGTGGTGTCAGGACAACATCAATGGCACCAGACCCATACAGCCAGAGTAGGGTGGGCAGTGCCAAACCCTGCGAACCTCTTCACTGGCAGTAGCAGTAGTTTTGGCACTGCCCACCCTACGAGACTACCCAGGATCGGGGGGGAAATGGAACATCTGGGGATAGGGAATGCTCCCGATCGGTTAGTGGCGGCGAATGAGGAGGAGTCGGGTAAAACCACCAACGACCTGAAGCCATTCGCGGAAGTTACCGAGAATACAGAAACTCTCGGTGGCTTGTTCACCATCTACCGCCAGAGCGATACAGGGAAAATTTACCTGGAAATTCAGCCAGAGCAACTGAACAAAAATTTTTTCTTTACCGCCACATTGGCATCGGGGTTGGGAGAGCTGGGAATCTACCGAGGTTGGCCCCTGCAAGATTTTGCCTTTCAGTGGCGGCGAGTGGGTAACAAAGCTCAGCTAGTAGTGCCAAACTTGAATTTTCGACCCGAACCGGGAGACCCCCAGGGAAAAGCAGTGGCTGATTCCTTCAGTGATTCGGTGTTGTCTGTGGTTCAAATTGAAAGTATTCACCCAGAGCGGAACAGTCTATTAATCGATATCACCGATTTGCTGCTGGGGGATATGGCGGGACTAACAGAGACATTTCCCCGGGTATTGGGTCAGGCGTATCGGATGGACTCGGAAGCATCCTATATCGGGGATGCTAAAGCCTTTGCGGCGAATCTAGAACTGGAAACAGTGCATAATTTTTCCCAAAATGGCAATTCTGGCTCCTCGCCGCAAACTCTGGCGGATAGCCGAGCTTTCAGTCTAAAAGTGCGCTATAGTTTTTCAGAATTGCCGGAAAACAATGGTTATCAGCCCCGCTTGGCAGACCCCCGCGTGGGTTATTTCGTCACTGCGTACCAAAACCCTTCAGATTTAAGCCGTGCAGAGCCATTCGTGCGCTATATCCGGCGGTGGCATTTGGAAAAACAAAACCCAAATGCTCCTTTATCGCCGCCAAAACAGCCGATCGTCTTTTGGATAGAAAATACGGTGCCCGTCGAATACCGGGAAGCCATCCGGGAAGGGGTGCTGATGTGGAATAAGGCGTTTGAACAAGCGGGATTTATCAATGCGGTAGAAGTGCGGCAAATGCCAGATAACGCTGAATGGGACCCGGAAGATGTGAACTATAACACCATTCGCTGGTTTAACGCCTTTGAGTCGGGTCTAATTGCTCTCGGTCCAAGTCGGGCTAATCCTGTAACCGGAGAAATCTTAGACGCGGATATCATTATTAATGGTAATGCCTTGCGGGACATTCGCCAGCAGTACCAGAATTTGGGGGGAGAATTGGCAGGGGCAACCCAGGGGTGTTTTGAAGAAATGGGACTATCAGAAATTGATCCGGGACTGTTGGCAATGGCCAAGGAAAACCCGCGTTGGGGAAAAGTGCTTCAGTCCTGGGAGCAAGAGGCAACCAGCGAAGTTTGTTTGGGGATGGAAGGTGTAGCTCAGGCGGCTTTTGGTGCCCTAGTTTTAGGGGTAAACCAACAGCTAGAAGGGGCGAATATGGAAGTTTATATCCACCAGTTTTTGCGGGCTTTGGTGGCGCATGAGGTGGGTCATGCTTTGGGTTTACGCCACAATTTTCGGGGCAGTACGATGCTGATGCCGGAAGATTTGCACAATATTGCGATGACGCGCAATTTGGGGCTGGTGGGTTCGATTATGGATTATGTCCCGGTGAATTTGGCACCGCCTGGTAGTCCCCAGGGGGATTATTTTCCGGTGACTTTGGGTGAGTATGATATCTGGGCGATCGAATATGGATATAAACCGATAAATGCTTCTAGTCCCCAAGGAGAGCGTCCAGAACTGGAAAAAATCGCCAGCCGTGCTGGTGAGGATAATTTGGGTTATGCTACGGATGAGGATAGCACTAATACTATAGACCCGACGGCGAAGGCATACGACCTCAGCGCTGACCCCCTACAATACTCTGTATGGCAAATGGAAAATGCCCGCGCTGTGTGGGGGAAGCTGGACGCGAGAACATTGCCACCAGGGGAGGGTTATAGTGCTTTGCGCGATCGCTTTGATACCGCCTTTAGATATTACTTCAGTAACGCCAACAAAGCCACCAACTATATTGGCGGTCAGCGGTTCAACCGCAACCACCCCACAGACCCCGGAGCGCGGGTTCCCTTTGAAGCCGTCCCCGTAGAAGAGCAACGGCGAGCTTTAGGGTTGTTACAAAATTATGTCTTTGCGGAGGGAGCTTTTAATTTTCCCCCAGAAATACTCAACCAACTGGCTCCATCGCGGTGGCGACATTGGGGGAGCGTTCCTGTGCGCGGCGAGCTGGATTATCCCATATCCGATCGCATCTGTGACGCACAAACCTCCATATTGATATCCCTGCTCTCTTCCCGACGCTTACGGCGGCTGCAAGATGCCGAATTTAAAAACCCTCCCGGCTCAGTCCTCACCATCACCGAGCTATTTGATAGCCTACAAACCGGCATTTGGAGCGAAATATCAGAAAAAAATAATCCTGCCCCCACAATTTCGCCTCTGCGGCGCTCACTACAGCGCCAACACTTAAAAATCCTGATAAATCTGGTATTGCAGGATGCCAAAGGCATGGATAATGCCACCAATTTCCTTGATTTTCTCATCGCCTTGCAAACCCTGAATGCTCCCGATGACGCCAGAGTTTTAGCACGTCACCAACTGCGCCAACTGGCAACCACCATTGACCAAGCCTTGAAAAAACGGGGCAATAAAATGGATGCTTTAAACCGGGCTCATTTGCAAGATACCAAAGACCGCATCATCAAAGTTTTAGATGGGGTTTAG
- a CDS encoding D-alanine--D-alanine ligase family protein: protein MSKLRVGLLFGGRSGEHEVSIVSAQAIRRALTSEGNKDNYEVVPFYVQKDGIWQSTEVSEQVLEKGKPLSVPDAAANREGLWQFPAAAAAVDVWFPIIHGPNGEDGTIQGLLTLMQVPFVGSGVLGSAVGMDKLAMKTAFAKAGLAQVKYVAVSRSDVWSNPCVFPKLCDRIEEAVGYPCFIKPANLGSSVGISKARSRSELEKALDMAAGYDRRLIVEAGVIARELECAVLGNDQLQASTVGEITYQSEFYDYETKYTDGKANLHIPAQVSPEVVQQIQEMAIIAVEAVDGAGLARVDFFYVEATGEILINEINTLPGFTALSMYPQLWAASGIPFAELVHRLIQIALERHGSTKA from the coding sequence ATGAGCAAGTTGCGGGTAGGACTGTTGTTTGGCGGCAGGTCGGGAGAGCATGAGGTTTCGATCGTCTCGGCGCAAGCAATTCGGAGGGCGCTGACCAGTGAAGGCAATAAGGACAATTATGAGGTAGTGCCATTTTACGTCCAAAAAGACGGGATTTGGCAAAGTACCGAGGTATCGGAGCAAGTGCTAGAAAAGGGCAAACCCCTGTCAGTGCCAGATGCGGCAGCCAACCGTGAGGGACTGTGGCAGTTTCCGGCAGCGGCGGCGGCGGTAGATGTGTGGTTTCCCATCATCCACGGACCAAACGGGGAAGATGGCACCATCCAGGGGTTGCTGACATTGATGCAGGTGCCATTTGTGGGCAGTGGCGTGTTAGGGTCCGCCGTGGGGATGGATAAGCTGGCGATGAAAACAGCTTTTGCCAAGGCGGGTTTGGCGCAGGTAAAATATGTGGCAGTGAGCCGATCGGATGTCTGGTCTAATCCCTGCGTGTTTCCCAAACTGTGCGATCGAATCGAGGAGGCCGTAGGTTATCCTTGTTTTATCAAACCGGCCAACTTGGGGTCATCGGTGGGGATATCCAAGGCCCGATCGCGCTCAGAACTAGAAAAAGCCCTGGATATGGCAGCCGGTTACGATCGGCGGTTAATCGTCGAAGCCGGAGTCATCGCCAGAGAATTAGAATGTGCCGTATTGGGTAACGACCAACTCCAAGCCTCCACTGTGGGCGAAATCACCTATCAAAGCGAATTTTACGACTACGAAACCAAATACACCGACGGCAAAGCCAACCTCCACATCCCCGCACAAGTCAGCCCCGAGGTAGTGCAGCAAATTCAAGAAATGGCAATCATTGCTGTGGAAGCAGTTGATGGAGCAGGGCTCGCTAGAGTAGATTTCTTTTATGTAGAAGCTACCGGGGAAATCCTGATCAACGAAATCAACACCCTTCCCGGTTTTACCGCCTTGAGTATGTACCCCCAACTCTGGGCAGCCAGCGGCATTCCCTTTGCCGAATTAGTTCACCGGTTGATTCAGATCGCCCTAGAGCGGCACGGGTCCACCAAGGCTTAG
- a CDS encoding CHAT domain-containing protein → MTQKFEELHISVTPIGDDEYLVRTEQAPKGVLPAEEQVTWPVGDWLRQARQLMDDPLLGLLRSSGVDFVMEESWEGGWNSPEKNASHREVGLHGGGVAAAQDLRTDKSAKHSYRGGEETSNARTLVALGQQLYSALFQGSILDRLSRSQAIAHNQDSVLRLRLGLKDALLPRLPWEVLHEDSRPIATGKDVVFSRYQPTLAPMSVPEHPGGSLKILMVLAAPTDQENLALKKEAYQLSQQLSQPSPNGESVSMELEILEQPDRESLTLALEQNQYQVFHYAGHSDLGATGGELYLVNNKTGLTETLSGDDLAGLLVNNGIRLALFNSCRSSYSATSDLSDPAGGRNLAEVLVKRGIPGVLAMAERIPDEVALNLTRLFYKNLKQGYPVDLSLNRARQGLISTYGSDQLYWALPVLYLHQEFDGYLSDGESTTNLPRLDIHPQTETRRRGTGENLVGFPEHRQVSRQHREAISSSPLPSLNSLGESDTWEEQDMESDFDDDFYGDEGDDRLFDSPLDEDSDSDALVKDIFSTLKPRRGDFSPTSAPREEFDDGEDDAEDVIADIFQTLRPYPNSPTSAPRDEFDDGEPIGPGSLDDAEDVIADIFQTLRPSPNSAKSKSDLVKATPSNSSPLTPNLLGVVRLSC, encoded by the coding sequence GTGACCCAGAAATTTGAGGAATTGCACATCTCTGTCACCCCCATAGGTGATGATGAATATTTGGTGCGGACAGAACAGGCACCTAAAGGCGTCCTGCCAGCAGAAGAGCAAGTAACTTGGCCAGTAGGAGACTGGTTGCGCCAAGCTCGCCAGCTCATGGATGACCCCCTGCTGGGGTTGCTCCGCAGCAGTGGCGTGGATTTTGTGATGGAAGAATCCTGGGAAGGGGGCTGGAATTCTCCGGAAAAAAACGCCTCCCACCGTGAGGTAGGGTTGCACGGTGGCGGGGTAGCGGCGGCTCAGGATTTGCGCACCGATAAGTCTGCAAAGCATTCCTATCGGGGTGGGGAAGAAACCTCAAACGCCCGCACCTTGGTGGCATTGGGTCAGCAGCTTTACTCAGCTCTATTTCAGGGAAGTATTCTCGATCGCCTCAGCCGCTCCCAGGCGATCGCCCACAACCAAGACAGTGTATTAAGGTTGCGTTTGGGTCTCAAAGATGCCCTCCTACCTCGTCTCCCCTGGGAAGTCCTCCACGAAGACAGCCGCCCGATCGCCACAGGCAAAGACGTGGTATTTTCCCGCTACCAACCCACATTAGCTCCCATGTCCGTGCCCGAGCATCCTGGTGGATCCCTCAAAATTCTAATGGTATTGGCCGCCCCCACAGACCAAGAAAACCTCGCCCTCAAAAAAGAAGCCTACCAGCTAAGCCAACAGCTATCCCAACCCTCACCTAATGGCGAATCGGTGTCAATGGAGCTGGAAATCTTAGAACAGCCAGACCGAGAAAGCCTCACCCTCGCCTTGGAACAAAACCAATACCAAGTCTTCCACTACGCAGGTCACAGCGACTTGGGCGCTACCGGCGGCGAACTCTATTTGGTGAATAACAAAACTGGCTTGACCGAAACTCTCAGCGGCGATGACTTAGCCGGTTTACTGGTTAACAACGGTATTCGCCTCGCCTTATTCAACTCCTGTCGCAGTTCCTATAGCGCCACTTCCGACCTCAGCGACCCTGCAGGCGGACGCAACCTGGCGGAAGTCCTGGTAAAAAGAGGCATTCCTGGGGTACTAGCTATGGCTGAGCGCATCCCCGATGAAGTGGCGCTCAACCTCACCCGATTATTTTACAAAAATCTCAAGCAAGGATATCCCGTCGATTTAAGTCTGAACCGAGCTAGGCAAGGTTTGATTTCCACCTACGGTTCCGACCAACTTTATTGGGCGCTCCCGGTTCTCTACTTACACCAGGAGTTTGATGGCTATCTCAGTGATGGTGAAAGCACCACGAACTTACCCCGCCTCGATATCCACCCCCAAACCGAGACTCGCAGACGAGGAACTGGGGAAAATTTGGTCGGATTTCCCGAACACCGTCAGGTTTCGCGTCAGCATCGTGAGGCCATTTCTTCATCGCCACTGCCATCCCTAAACTCCCTCGGAGAATCGGACACCTGGGAAGAGCAAGACATGGAATCGGATTTTGATGATGACTTTTATGGTGATGAAGGTGACGATCGTCTGTTTGATAGCCCCTTAGACGAAGATAGCGACTCCGATGCCCTGGTAAAGGATATTTTTAGCACCCTCAAACCCAGAAGAGGGGATTTTTCCCCCACATCAGCGCCTAGGGAGGAGTTCGATGACGGCGAAGATGACGCCGAGGATGTAATTGCCGATATTTTCCAAACTCTCCGTCCCTACCCGAATTCCCCCACATCAGCGCCTAGGGACGAGTTCGATGACGGCGAACCGATCGGTCCGGGAAGCCTAGATGATGCGGAGGATGTGATTGCCGATATTTTCCAAACTCTCCGTCCCTCCCCCAATTCTGCCAAATCTAAATCAGACCTGGTAAAAGCCACTCCCTCTAACTCCTCCCCTCTAACTCCAAACTTGCTGGGGGTAGTTCGGCTCTCATGCTAG